A stretch of the Oncorhynchus mykiss isolate Arlee chromosome 23, USDA_OmykA_1.1, whole genome shotgun sequence genome encodes the following:
- the LOC110502307 gene encoding zinc finger protein 518A, whose amino-acid sequence MDPARAELDVPAGGNIKVVEDDRNWNKRLRLRKAAVQPPAMQSKDKHGPKKITEDMEKSTEQTYLKKTPLKVQEGQHVTKVSGNILGFRCSECKDSTVFSPNDLLRHFQETHPGSQPIFPCDMCSFITHEFSRLKVHQLGHRDTFVSCNICNDNVQHTLLQLTTHLNMHHSLNGHYCCEKCKFSTRDVGAFLEHLYLHNIAPQAGSADQDLMRHLMAKTAQFRFSCQFCDYKSHRKYIITRHMATIHGEEKSQKNKPKMKDVDPKTVDNSSPRLKHTVTSTVRENNWMSQGCLSLPGEGFLDKYCRLSNPERALEETKQFLEKSVAAETGGQTWNEALKTVLSNVPQAITSFSNSENCMISNPGFTNTDKDLTVLMLKNKISVPPDVTTEAIGFKMVEGKKHLVLKVTPAAKQETSDTTKTSLCVTEQESEKIACQTSAGDSNANGCQLNSTITPKTRPPSCPESFSTQNDIDTISTLKLVEYDQTQENRENQETMVGQEHQRHDAEPKDVNHCEDTAEDMKVPKLTVEKSEKKLKSFPEALCSSKTMGDKKKWSTKVVSPKTVEKKSSPALKLLLKKNPVKEMQWMSQGTLPLLGGGLLNNSHRLEHPQKTLEETQQFLKRALSTENGKKKHTKSKVVTRLSKSEGGFIPNLGHFSTRVNNLSALMVKNKILVPPNCTTEAMGFKMVDGKKHLVLKVTPSDKTEASLHSIETKEDNTLSESCTMSQNSLVVVEKSQPSSKIPPSTITKSNLEYHFENVELPNTNVSFENREGMNNGMDSHVLGGQHCPRVGLPHVSNGAKSDGNDLDQITEDKPDLEGVGTTEAQVIMVSPSPILNYLTSPQGITNWSEIPVHTPDVYSQDFPPNTTLRNGGKQEVFDRICLSPQQNKQRVRGKRQSELSTEDSLEPLSKANKPSSKVVEEKEASPAAAHHWEPGPRDVERTLKLLPLSPTQLITRPRGDQPVVVLNHPDTDIPEVTNIMETVHRYKGEVQKVLLSRETLKAFAGMGCNMFRANAPTNASVSHQRMWPESRVKERFILKLKLKKMSRKKYKVVNAISHSTEPPLRFSCWFCGRVFSDQEVWIGHGQRHLMESTKEWDKLKCEKS is encoded by the exons ATGGATCCAGCACGCGCTGAATTAGATGTCCCTGCTGGAGGTAATATAAAAGTTGTCGAGGATGACAGAAACTGGAACAAACGACTCCGTCTCAGGAAAGCTGCCGTTCAGCCCCCAGCCATGCAAAGTAAAGATAAGCATGGGCCAAAGAAGATAACAGAGGACATGGAGAAAAGCACAGAGCAGACGTATTTGAAGAAGACGCCCCTTAAAGTTCAAGAGGGTCAACATGTGACAAAGGTTTCTGGAAATATACTTGGGTTTAGATGCTCTGAATGCAAGGACAGCACAGTATTCAGCCCTAATGACTTACTGAGGCACTTTCAGGAGACTCACCCAGGAAGCCAACCAATTTTTCCTTGTGACATGTGCAGTTTTATTACACATGAATTCTCCCGCCTTAAAGTCCACCAATTAGGCCACAGAGACACTTTTGTCAGCTGCAACATATGCAATGACAATGTCCAGCACACCCTCTTGCAGCTCACCACACATTTAAACATGCACCACAGCTTGAACGGCCACTACTGTTGTGAGAAGTGCAAGTTCTCCACAAGAGATGTAGGAGCATTTTTGGAGCACCTGTATCTACATAACATTGCGCCACAAGCAGGTTCTGCTGACCAGGATTTGATGAGACATCTCATGGCCAAAACAGCACAATTCCGCTTCAGTTGCCAGTTCTGTGACTATAAATCTCATCGAAAATATATCATCACAAGGCACATGGCCACCATTCATGGTGAAGAGAAGAGCCAGAAAAACAAGCCGAAAATGAAAGATGTTGATCCTAAAACAGTAGATAACTCATCTCCAAGACTGAAGCACACAGTGACGAGTACAGTGAGGGAAAATAACTGGATGTCACAAGGCTGTCTTTCTCTGCCGGGGGAAGGATTCCTGGATAAATATTGCAGATTGTCAAATCCAGAGAGGGCTTTGGAGGAGACAAAGCAATTTTTAGAGAAGTCTGTGGCTGCTGAAACAGGTGGGCAGACATGGAACGAAGCTCTTAAGACTGTACTTTCAAATGTGCCCCAAGCCATCACTTCCTTTTCAAACTCAGAAAACTGCATGATATCCAATCCTGGATTCACAAACACAGACAAAGACCTCACTGTCCTCATGCTCAAAAACAAGATTTCAGTTCCTCCGGATGTCACTACTGAAGCCATTGGTTTCAAAATGGTGGAAGGCAAAAAACATTTGGTTCTCAAGGTTACACCAGCAGCAAAGCAAGAGACCTCTGACACAACAAAGACGTCATTGTGTGTCACTGAGCAGGAATCAGAGAAGATTGCTTGTCAAACTAGTGCTGGGGACTCCAATGCAAACGGATGCCAATTAAATTCAACTATCACCCCAAAGACCAGGCCACCCAGTTGTCCAGAATCATTCTCGACACAAAATGATATTGACACTATTTCAACCCTAAAGTTAGTGGAATATGATCAAACTCAAGAAAATAGAGAAAACCAGGAAACAATGGTTGGCCAGGAACACCAGAGACATGACGCAGAACCCAAAGATGTGAATCACTGTGAAGATACGGCAGAGGACATGAAAGTGCCGAAGTTGACAGTGGAGAAAAGTGAGAAAAAGCTCAAATCCTTTCCTGAAGCTCTGTGCTCTTCCAAGACTATGGGGGACAAAAAAAAGTGGAGCACGAAAGTGGTCAGCCCTAAAACTGTAGAGAAAAAATCATCACCAGCATTAAAGCTCCTCCTGAAGAAGAATCCAGTTAAGGAAATGCAGTGGATGTCACAAGGTACTCTTCCCCTGTTAGGAGGAGGTTTGCTGAACAATTCCCACAGACTAGAGCACCCACAGAAAACTTTGGAGGAGACGCAGCAATTTCTTAAAAGAGCACTGTCAACGGAAAATGGCAAAAAGAAACATACCAAGTCCAAAGTGGTCACACGATTGTCAAAGTCAGAAGGAGGCTTTATTCCAAACCTTGGACATTTCAGCACCAGAGTTAACAACCTTAGTGCCCTCATGGTAAAAAATAAGATTTTAGTTCCTCCCAATTGCACTACAGAGGCCATGGGTTTCAAAATGGTGGACGGCAAAAAGCATTTGGTTCTTAAGGTTACACCATCAGACAAAACAGAGGCATCCTTGCATTCCATTGAGACAAAGGAAGACAACACTCTATCTGAAAGTTGCACTATGAGCCAGAACAGTTTAGTTGTTGTCGAGAAAAGTCAGCCAAGTTCTAAAATCCCTCCAAGCACCATAACAAAGAGTAACTTAGAATATCATTTTGAAAATGTGGAGCTTCCAAACACTAATGTCAGTTTTGAAAACAGAGAAGGAATGAACAATGGCATGGATTCTCATGTCCTAGGTGGCCAACATTGTCCAAGGGTAGGCCTACCTCATGTATCTAATGGAGCCAAATCAGATGGAAATGATTTGGACCAGATAACGGAAGATAAGCCTGACCTGGAAGGGGTTGGAACTACAGAAGCTCAGGTCATCATGGTGTCTCCCTCCCCTATACTCAATTACCTTACTTCCCCACAAG GTATAACAAACTGGTCAGAGATTCCAGTCCACACTCCAGATGTTTATTCTCAGGACTTCCCTCCCAATACCACACTAAGAAATGGAGGAAAACAGGAGGTCTTTGACAGGATTTGCCTCTCACCACAGCAAAACAAACAGAGAGTCAGAGGAAAGAGGCAGAGCGAACTGTCCACAGAGGACTCTCTTGAGCCCCTCTCAAAAGCCAATAAACCCTCCAGCAAAGTTGTGGAAGAAAAAGAGGCTTCACCAGCAGCGGCGCATCACTGGGAGCCAGGCCCTAGAGATGTGGAGAGGACCCTGAAGCTATTGCCATTAAGTCCCACTCAACTCATTACACGTCCAAGGGGAGACCAGCCTGTTGTAGTGCTAAATCACCCAGACACAGACATTCCCGAGGTTACAAATATCATGGAAACAGTCCACAGGTACAAAGGGGAGGTCCAAAAAGTTTTGTTGTCTCGAGAAACATTGAAGGCCTTTGCAGGCATGGGTTGTAATATGTTTAGGGCAAATGCCCCGACGAATGCCTCCGTCTCTCATCAACGTATGTGGCCTGAgagcagagtgaaagagagattcATCTTGAAATTGAAGCTGAAAAAGATGAGCAGAAAGAAGTACAAAGTGGTGAATGCAATCTCTCACAGCACTGAGCCTCCATTACGATTTAGCTGCTGGTTTTGTGGCCGAGTCTTCAGTGATCAGGAGGTCTGGATTGGACATGGCCAGCGCCATCTGATGGAATCTACTAAAGAGTGGGATAAGCTGAAATGTGAAAAGTCATAA
- the LOC110502308 gene encoding B-cell linker protein isoform X2, which yields MTRFSLIHQLQLQKMVQDMKKTDGSILNRLRRFQNKSSPKLPVKDYHGNDVEEEQWSEKEFDSDTYEFPQEEKDDSYEPPPCQRVFPSTSSASFPRGEYIDSCRNRPGSPSPRKPVWPPKTTKPSPSLPPKPNQQDYDEEDYVNPESDDEDNYINPTEESPANRLMHGRGKPITSSPSMSKTVPERSNSPDVYEVPDMEENSPPTVSRPSPLLRVPRQSLPPRASPRMHMKSCHPIPVQEPIDDAEYEACNPELTGSSASGQKPLPALPKPMPRETKPLKPYFRPRPDIASGGNEGTALATRHINQKLTATPQPSEYKCAKIPLPQLFTSHKPDRGTVPTDEKRLTDAEEGTDVLKKPWYASTCDRKTAEDALVRSNKDGSFLIRKSSGQDTQQPYTLVVFYNSRVYNIPVRYIQASQRYALGREKKGEERFTSVSHIIENHQRNPLVLIDSQSNSKDSTKLCYAVNP from the exons atTTCAAAACAAGTCATCTCCAAAACTACCCGTAAAAGACTATCACG GTAATGACGTGGAGGAAGAACAGTGGTCTGAAAAAGAGTTT GACAGTGACACTTATGAGTTCCCTCAAGAGGAGAAGGATGACAGCTATGAGCCTCCTCCCTGTCAGAGAGTCTTCCCCTCCACTTCGTCTGCCTCCTTTCCCAGGGGGGAATACATAG ACAGCTGCCGCAACAGGCCGGGAAGCCCCTCCCCCAGGAAGCCCGTCTGGCCTCCAAAGACCACCAAACCGTCACCATCACTGCCCCCTAAACCCAACCAGCAGGACTATGATGAA GAAGACTACGTCAACCCAGAAAGTGACGATGAAGACAACTATATAAACCCCACAGAGGAATCACCTGCTA ACCGTCTGATGCATGGAAGAGGCAAACCAATAACGAGCAGTCCTTCAATGTCCAAGACTGTGCCAGAGCGCTCAAATAGCCCAG atGTGTATGAAGTCCCTGACATGGAG GAAAACTCTCCTCCCACAGTGAGCAG acctTCCCCACTCCTCAGAGTCCCTAGACAGAGTTTGCCCCCTAGAGCCAGCCCAAG aatgcacatGAAGAGTTGTCATCCAATCCCA GTCCAGGAGCCCATAGATGATGCTGAATATGAAGCCTGCAATCCAGAATTAA CTGGCAGTTCAGCGTCTGGGCAAAAGCCCCTGCCTGCACTTCCCAAACCAATGCCCAGAGAGAC GAAGCCATTGAAGCCATATTTTAGACCG AGGCCAGATATTGCATCCGGGGGAAATGAAG GCACAGCACTGGCCACGAGGCACATTAACCAGAAACTCACGGCCACACCCCAGCCCTCtgaatacaagtgtgccaa GATTCCTCTGCCACAGTTGTTTACATCTCACA AACCTGATAGAGGAACTGTACCCACAGATGAAAAAAGGTTAACAGATGCTGAAGAG GGGACAGATGTCTTGAAGAAACCCTGGTATGCCAGCACCTGTGACCGTAAGACAGCTGAGGATGCCTTGGTTCGCTCAAATAAG GATGGATCCTTCCTCATAAGGAAGAGCTCTGGTCAGGACACACAGCAGCCATACACTTTAGTGGTGTTTTACAACAGTAGAGTCTACAACATCCCAGTGCGCTACATCCAAGCATCGCAGCGATACGCACTCGggagggagaagaaaggagaggag CGTTTCACCAGTGTTTCCCACATCATTGAGAACCATCAGAGGAACCCCTTGGTACTGATTGACAGCCAGAGTAACTCCAAGGACTCTACCAAACTGTGCTATGCTGTGAATCCTTAG
- the LOC110502308 gene encoding B-cell linker protein isoform X1 has product MDTLNKFTAPASATLRQLQKMVQDMKKTDGSILNRLRRFQNKSSPKLPVKDYHGNDVEEEQWSEKEFDSDTYEFPQEEKDDSYEPPPCQRVFPSTSSASFPRGEYIDSCRNRPGSPSPRKPVWPPKTTKPSPSLPPKPNQQDYDEEDYVNPESDDEDNYINPTEESPANRLMHGRGKPITSSPSMSKTVPERSNSPDVYEVPDMEENSPPTVSRPSPLLRVPRQSLPPRASPRMHMKSCHPIPVQEPIDDAEYEACNPELTGSSASGQKPLPALPKPMPRETKPLKPYFRPRPDIASGGNEGTALATRHINQKLTATPQPSEYKCAKIPLPQLFTSHKPDRGTVPTDEKRLTDAEEGTDVLKKPWYASTCDRKTAEDALVRSNKDGSFLIRKSSGQDTQQPYTLVVFYNSRVYNIPVRYIQASQRYALGREKKGEERFTSVSHIIENHQRNPLVLIDSQSNSKDSTKLCYAVNP; this is encoded by the exons atTTCAAAACAAGTCATCTCCAAAACTACCCGTAAAAGACTATCACG GTAATGACGTGGAGGAAGAACAGTGGTCTGAAAAAGAGTTT GACAGTGACACTTATGAGTTCCCTCAAGAGGAGAAGGATGACAGCTATGAGCCTCCTCCCTGTCAGAGAGTCTTCCCCTCCACTTCGTCTGCCTCCTTTCCCAGGGGGGAATACATAG ACAGCTGCCGCAACAGGCCGGGAAGCCCCTCCCCCAGGAAGCCCGTCTGGCCTCCAAAGACCACCAAACCGTCACCATCACTGCCCCCTAAACCCAACCAGCAGGACTATGATGAA GAAGACTACGTCAACCCAGAAAGTGACGATGAAGACAACTATATAAACCCCACAGAGGAATCACCTGCTA ACCGTCTGATGCATGGAAGAGGCAAACCAATAACGAGCAGTCCTTCAATGTCCAAGACTGTGCCAGAGCGCTCAAATAGCCCAG atGTGTATGAAGTCCCTGACATGGAG GAAAACTCTCCTCCCACAGTGAGCAG acctTCCCCACTCCTCAGAGTCCCTAGACAGAGTTTGCCCCCTAGAGCCAGCCCAAG aatgcacatGAAGAGTTGTCATCCAATCCCA GTCCAGGAGCCCATAGATGATGCTGAATATGAAGCCTGCAATCCAGAATTAA CTGGCAGTTCAGCGTCTGGGCAAAAGCCCCTGCCTGCACTTCCCAAACCAATGCCCAGAGAGAC GAAGCCATTGAAGCCATATTTTAGACCG AGGCCAGATATTGCATCCGGGGGAAATGAAG GCACAGCACTGGCCACGAGGCACATTAACCAGAAACTCACGGCCACACCCCAGCCCTCtgaatacaagtgtgccaa GATTCCTCTGCCACAGTTGTTTACATCTCACA AACCTGATAGAGGAACTGTACCCACAGATGAAAAAAGGTTAACAGATGCTGAAGAG GGGACAGATGTCTTGAAGAAACCCTGGTATGCCAGCACCTGTGACCGTAAGACAGCTGAGGATGCCTTGGTTCGCTCAAATAAG GATGGATCCTTCCTCATAAGGAAGAGCTCTGGTCAGGACACACAGCAGCCATACACTTTAGTGGTGTTTTACAACAGTAGAGTCTACAACATCCCAGTGCGCTACATCCAAGCATCGCAGCGATACGCACTCGggagggagaagaaaggagaggag CGTTTCACCAGTGTTTCCCACATCATTGAGAACCATCAGAGGAACCCCTTGGTACTGATTGACAGCCAGAGTAACTCCAAGGACTCTACCAAACTGTGCTATGCTGTGAATCCTTAG